The Arachis hypogaea cultivar Tifrunner chromosome 14, arahy.Tifrunner.gnm2.J5K5, whole genome shotgun sequence DNA window CCCCCTAATATtccaactaataatatttaaatggtcacaatccataaaaaataaattaaataattggaatGTTTAATCATTCTACCTCACGTTGATGGACCCCTGTCTCCAAGTGTCTCCTTGTGGACTTGCACCGCAGAACCATCATTCTTCTGTTGAGGTTGGGTCTCCAAGTTTGTTGTTGCACTAACTTTATCAAGCTCTTTTTGTACTCGAGAATCCATTGACAATGCTTCAGTAGGTGAGTTTTGAAGCGAAATAGGACGCTGCCTTTTGTGCCCTGCTTTAAAAAAGGGAGTACTCTGATCCTTGAAAGCCACCTGAGTTGTTCCCAAAGAGCCAAGCGTGGATGGAGGATCTTTCTTTTTCTTAGGCCCCACCTTTGCATTTGATAAGGACTTCACCTTTGCATTTGATGAGGATCCAGCATGCATGTTATTAGACCCAAAAGAAAATTTCTTATTCACCAAATTGGAGCATATTGCTACATTGGATTTTTTTGGCACCACATTGTGGCCTTTACCCACTTTTTCCTTGCCTTTTCTACTAACTGTGACCCATTCACCCTCTTTTGCACGAGTATCCCTTTCCATATGTGAGTCTTGCAAATTATCATGCACAAGATCTGATGCACCATGCTTCTCCATAATTGGAATTGATTTGGCATTAAttccaaattcaaaagataaattttgattttttactgGGATTTGACTACCTTCCACCGTTTTCTCGTTGTTATCTCCAGAAAAAGTGACGGCAAATTTTTCTCCTTCACTGTGCTTTCCTTCccaatgccattgttgttctcttTCATACATTCTCTTGTGACATGCCCAAAGCAGCTacatttttcacaaattaaattcaAGTGCTCATATTCTATGTCATACATATGACCGtcaacttgaattttttttataactggaAGTCCCAAGTTAATTTGCACACATGCTCTTGCATACTTTCCCCTCTCTACAGACTTGGTGGCTAAGTCGATGCGGATCGGTTTGCCAACAGATGACGCAATCATTTTCATGGTTCTCTCTTGATAATAGTTAATGTTTAAACCTGTGATTCTTATCCAAACCATGGTAGACCCAAAAGTGTTTTCACAAGGTCTGAATGAAGAACTCCAAGGTTTAACCGCAACATAGCTTCCAGTAATCATCCACGGTCCTCCAAGGAGAACTTTCTCTCTATCCTCCAATAGATCAAATTTGACTAAGAAATAGCCAAAACCGACATCTAGTACCTCATATCCTCCTTTGGTTCTCCAGACGCCTTTAAGTTTGTGCGTGATCGCTGTATAGCTAAAATTTTTTCCAAGAACTTTAATCACGATGGCATCTTTGTAGGGCTCTGCCAATATCTCTTTTGCTTCCTCAGTGACAGTTGGTATCTCCGAATCACCTTGCTTACCAACTACGGTAGCCATCTTATCCCCATCAAGAGAATCAGCAACCTCCAAAGCTCTCCTTGCTGAGGCACCAACAACTTTATCTCTGAACGATATCCGCACTTTGAGTCTTGTTACCATCTCCTTTAATCCTCTCCTTTTCACCTGATGCATGCCCCCCTCCGCTCTCCCCCTTATTGCTTCCGCCGACATGACCGGCTGCCTCGCTATGTGCCACTCTCAAAAACTCTCCCCCGCTCTCCCCACTCTCCATTTCACGTACTCTTATGTACTCGCTCGTACTAGGgtttggaattttcaaaaataaatctttCATGTTAAGATTGAAGATA harbors:
- the LOC112742115 gene encoding uncharacterized protein, which produces MSAEAIRGRAEGGMHQVKRRGLKEMVTRLKVRISFRDKVVGASARRALEVADSLDGDKMATVVGKQGDSEIPTVTEEAKEILAEPYKDAIVIKVLGKNFSYTAITHKLKGVWRTKGGYEVLDVGFGYFLVKFDLLEDREKVLLGGPWMITGSYVAVKPWSSSFRPCENTFGSTMVWIRITGLNINYYQERTMKMIASSVGKPIRIDLATKSVERGKYARACVQINLGLPVIKKIQVDGHMYDIEYEHLNLICEKCSCFGHVTRECMKENNNGIGKESTVKEKNLPSLFLEITTRKRWKVVKSQ